A part of Caretta caretta isolate rCarCar2 chromosome 1, rCarCar1.hap1, whole genome shotgun sequence genomic DNA contains:
- the ATF4 gene encoding cyclic AMP-dependent transcription factor ATF-4: MSLLNNKMPLGDLLSPFNQLSSVAEESLGLLDDYLEVAKPLRSHGFSSDKAKAVSSNWLAVDSLGKNTDNSQEDAFSGMDWMVEKMDLKEFDFDALLGMDDLEATVSPDELMATLEDTCDLLDPPTQEIHDKEPPLITDPIIHHPESAIGVDQVASLTLLLSLPLSPGSLNSTPDQSFSLDLGSEVDVLEGDRKAEATTFVVVFPKLEKEEEAHSDDSGICMSPESYLGTPQQSPTTSVESLNDGQFLTDPICDSVRSKPYDHPAEKVVSAKVKGEKRADKKLKKMEQNKTAATRYRQKKRAEQEALSGECQELEQKNEALKEKADSLSKEIQYLKDLIEEVRKAKGKRAKVPE; encoded by the exons ATGAGCCTCTTGAACAACAAGATGCCGTTGGGGGATTTACTGTCCCCCTTCAACCAGTTGTCTTCGGTGGCTGAGGAAAGCCTAGGACTTCTAGATGACTACCTGGAGGTGGCCAAGCCCCTCCGTTCGCATGGGTTCTCCAGCGACAAGGCTAAGGCAGTCTCCTCCAATTGGCTGGCTGTGGATAGTTTGGGCAAAAACACAGATAACAGCCAGG AGGATGCCTTCTCAGGCATGGATTGGATGGTGGAGAAGATGGATCTGAAGGAATTTGACTTTGATGCCCTGTTAGGAATGGATGATTTGGAAGCCACCGTCTCTCCAGACGAGCTCATGGCCACGTTGGAAGACACGTGTGATCTATTAGACCCTCCTACCCAGGAAATTCACGACAAAGAACCTCCACTGATAACTGACCCAATCATCCATCACCCTGAATCTGCAATTGGAGTAGATCAGGTGGCCTCACTCACTCTCCTtttgtctcttcccctctccccaggatCCCTAAATTCCACTCCAGACCAATCTTTTAGTTTAGATCTAGGCAGTGAAGTTGATGTACTGGAAGGAGACAGAAAGGCAGAAGCCACCACATttgtggtggtgtttcccaagttggagaaagaggaggaagccCACTCAGATGATAGTGGAATATGCATGAGCCCAGAGTCTTATCTGGGGACCCCCCAACAAAGTCCAACCACCTCTGTAGAATCTCTCAATGATGGTCAGTTTCTCACAGACCCCATTTGTGATTCAGTGCGGTCCAAACCATATGATCATCCTGCTGAGAAGGTAGTGTCAGCAAAGGTGAAGGGAGAAAAAAGAGCTGATAAAAAACTGAAGAAGATGGAGCAGAATAAGACAGCTGCCACACGTTACCGGCAGAAGAAGAGGGCAGAACAGGAGGCCCTGTCTGGGGAGTGCCAGGAGCTAGAGCAGAAGAATGAGGCATTGAAGGAGAAGGCCGATTCCCTGAGCAAAGAAATCCAGTATTTGAAAGATTTGATTGAAGAGGTCCGCAAGGCCAAGGGCAAAAGAGCCAAAGTCCCCGAGTAG